The DNA region GCAGTCTATAACTCCCTCTAAACTTACTACATCCGAAGCAGGCCAATTATCTCATCCTCATCACGTCACATTTAGAGAGAGGAGAAGTATATCTGCAAAAGAATTGGCAAATGCATGAGTTGTACGTGACAAGGACGAGGCAACTAACTATAATAATAGACATGAAACTTGTTCAGAATAGAACTCCCAAGTATTATTCCTTGAATTACTTGTCAGAGAGGATCAAACTATTGTGGAGGCAATGAACAAAATATTCGTCTATCATACATGTATATCACGAGGGAACTCCGAGGCAGATGCATAATAAGCACAAAAGGGTGACCCATAACAATAGTTGCACCTAAGGCCAGTGGGGTGTGTAATACATTAATGTTTATGATATACATACTTAATTTGTCAGGAGTTTAAGAAACTACTCAAGTCAACCCATACAATATGAGAAAGAAAGATCCATTTTGATAATGAAGTGCTTGGAACAGAGATTGGTCAGAGAGCAATTAATGGCATCAATGTGTTGGCTATCAACAAACACGTTGAAAAGTAAAATAACAAGATAACTCACCTCCAAAGATGAAATGATGAGGAAAGATCAGCTGcatgatgtgatttaaattgAACTTGTGACACAAGAAGAAGAATTTATGTTGGTCGATGAAGTTTCATTGTGTATATCCCTATTCTCAGGGTTTCTCAGTCCCTGAAGAATCCACCACGTCATTTGCTAATGGAACATGACCAGGTCTATTGCTATCTCTCGTTTCAAGGCGCTCCATGAGGTGAGATATAGTAGCAATTCCAGCACTCACCTCTCTTCTAACCTCATTACCGATCTCTGCCATGGAACCACTTCGAGAAAACAGCTTTTCCTTCCATCCTCTAGTACTTTTGGTGATGGACTCTTTGTATCTtaaagatgatcaaaataagaCAAAGTTCAGAATCCACAAATTCCCAATAATTGTTGAAACATACTGATATATAAGACTAAAAAGAACAAGATTATGTCATTCTGAAATTTGTACCTCGTTGACACAGAGTTAAGTCGAGATTTCCAAGATTCTGAAAAAGACTGCAACTCCGAGGGTCCTGCTCTGTCTTGATTTGGAAACAAAGACCGACTCACAGTTCTAAAAATGGATTGTAAAAATCCAAACCACAGAATATTAAGCAACTTTCATCCGAATACTATTTAACTAGATACATGATACCAAcggagaaaattttaaaatgctaAAACGTGAAACAACCTATTATCACAAGGTATTCCTTGCCATGTATTAGGAATGACCGGAGATCCAGATCCTGACGCCAAAACATGGTCGTTCGGATGAGAAGACGTACGCGGTTGTACTTCCTTCCGAATGGATGTTGGTGGAACAGAAGTATTAGTTTCAGTTGCAGAAGTCAAATCGGTTTCTGTTCCAACAGAAGCAAGGGAAGCTGAAACCTGACCAGAAGAAGATGCATTAGGATGAGATGACAACACTACAAACTGTGGATGACCTTGGGTAGATGAACGGCTCCTTGAGCCCTCCCTGCTAGCAATGAGGTGAGTCCTCCCCATTGCAGCCACCGCCAAATGTTCGATAATGCGATCCTCGAATTCTGGATCATCAACTCCCATTTGTAACTGCTTAGGTAAGAGAAGTATCTAAATACCAACTCAAAATATAAGTATTAATATGCTAGATGATAAAAGTGAATAGTTTAGCCTGCCAACATACATGCTGCAGTTCCAAATCCCCTAGGGCGGGATGATGAAATAAGGTTGCATTCCTCCTTGAAGAAGTAAAACTTAATTTTCTCTCCCTCTCCACTGCTTCAAGTAATTCTTGGCtgccaaacaacaaaataatatgCCAGAGAAAGATAATTCAATAAAAAGGAACAGCTGAAAACTGAGAATGCATGTCAGAGACAAACCTGGAAGGATCTTTCAGACTGAAGGGTTGCCAGCACATTGGACAGTTGGAACTTCTTTGAGACCTATTCATAATTGAAAAACATAAGTTTATTTCCACCCTCTCCTCCGCCTGAAGATGTTAGACACAGATTTATTAAATCTTAGCCTCGTACTGCGAGCACAGGGACTAAACTCTCTCGATCAAAATGGATATATATTTTCAGAAATGTTTGTACCAACAGATTTTGATGAATTTCTAGCATGTAAAACTATCAGAATAGCAGAATCTCCATCATCGACTAGAATCTTACTAAAGCCAACTTTCGTATTTCAAATTGCAAGCACTAAATCAGTTTCTAATTCAATAAATTTGGATTTGACGAACTTCAAGTTCTGGAATAATCTAGGCACGAGGAAGATTATCTTAATCCAAAAGGTTTGAATTTACAACTAATGGACTCCGCTTAAAATTGTTGATCACATTTGGGCATTTTCTAACTTTTCTATTTAATTTACCAATGGTACCATGATATACCAGTTCTTCACAAATTATTGTTCACAGGTACCACAACAAAAAGTACCCAGGACAAGTTAGTAAGTTGACCATATTCTGCAAGCAACTATAATGACGTTAATACGAAGAAATAGGATGgatacaagatctcaaatgcaTCAATTAAAGCTCAAATATAGGAGTGACAACTGGTACAATATTAAGCACATCGAATACAAGTGAATCAAAGAACAGGCATTTAAGCAGCCTAAGCTATATGCCTATATCGATAAAGCTCagtcaatatattatatattttgtgtgtgtgtgtgtgtgtgtgaaaaaaTCTGCACAGGTATTTTTAAATTCTTAGTCTCCACAAAAAGTTTCTTAGCTCTTACAATAGCAGGCAGCATTTAGCTGATGTATTACAATGTCCAAATATATAAACATCAGATTTTACATTTGATCCCGCCAAGCAGAGACAAAAACAAACTAACATTAAAGCTAAATAATAATCCTATGATTAGGTCATTAggataaaattgcaaatataaAAAAGTGTACCAAAAAAACACAATCCAAATCAACAAATGCGTCAAACGCATACCATTCAAGAATGCATTGAAGGTGGAACTCATGCTTGCAGCTTGTCACCTGTAAgacattattaaaaaatttcccTTTTAAGGCtaccataaaatattttcacaaTAATCAACGGGCCAAAGAAATTATCTATTGGCAATTCACCGAAGAAGGGTCGCAGTCACAAAAGGCCTCGAGGCATATGCTGCAAGCATCATCACAGGCCTCCTGGATTCCTCCTTCTACAAAAGCCGCCGCTGACGCCGTGTGACTCTCTCCATTCTTGAACTCGTCCAACCCCAAAACCTTAAAAAGCAGCAGACAAAAGACGAAAGAAACTTGTTTAATTCGATGCTAGCAGACTATAAACACGAAGGCCGTTTAAATCTTTTTGAACATGTAAATCAAGAAGGGTCTTAGGCAAATAATTTGGCACGTGCAATATCTCAGTTAAGTCATAAATTTGAAAAAGGGTGGAACTATCTCATGTTATCAATGGGTTTTAAACCACAATAAAGTAATATACGCTGaattaaaatgacaaaaaataatcaatttcagCTCTGCAATAAGCGATGATGATTCCCATCACATAAATTCGTTAACGCGATAGTAAAGAAAGAAACTTTCT from Henckelia pumila isolate YLH828 unplaced genomic scaffold, ASM3356847v2 CTG_270:::fragment_2:::debris, whole genome shotgun sequence includes:
- the LOC140870878 gene encoding E3 ubiquitin-protein ligase RHF2A-like isoform X2, whose translation is MVFGIRGKSIPEFVGFDCRVPNSCPIYRFSWSFSSSMEVLGLDEFKNGESHTASAAAFVEGGIQEACDDACSICLEAFCDCDPSSVTSCKHEFHLQCILEWSQRSSNCPMCWQPFSLKDPSSQELLEAVERERKLSFTSSRRNATLFHHPALGDLELQHLQMGVDDPEFEDRIIEHLAVAAMGRTHLIASREGSRSRSSTQGHPQFVVLSSHPNASSSGQVSASLASVGTETDLTSATETNTSVPPTSIRKEVQPRTSSHPNDHVLASGSGSPVIPNTWQGIPCDNRTVSRSLFPNQDRAGPSELQSFSESWKSRLNSVSTRYKESITKSTRGWKEKLFSRSGSMAEIGNEVRREVSAGIATISHLMERLETRDSNRPGHVPLANDVVDSSGTEKP
- the LOC140870878 gene encoding E3 ubiquitin-protein ligase RHF2A-like isoform X1; the encoded protein is MVFGIRGKSIPEFVGFDCRVPNSCPIYRFSWSFSSSMEVLGLDEFKNGESHTASAAAFVEGGIQEACDDACSICLEAFCDCDPSSVTSCKHEFHLQCILEWSQRSSNCPMCWQPFSLKDPSSQELLEAVERERKLSFTSSRRNATLFHHPALGDLELQHILLLPKQLQMGVDDPEFEDRIIEHLAVAAMGRTHLIASREGSRSRSSTQGHPQFVVLSSHPNASSSGQVSASLASVGTETDLTSATETNTSVPPTSIRKEVQPRTSSHPNDHVLASGSGSPVIPNTWQGIPCDNRTVSRSLFPNQDRAGPSELQSFSESWKSRLNSVSTRYKESITKSTRGWKEKLFSRSGSMAEIGNEVRREVSAGIATISHLMERLETRDSNRPGHVPLANDVVDSSGTEKP
- the LOC140870878 gene encoding E3 ubiquitin-protein ligase RHF2A-like isoform X3; amino-acid sequence: MVFGIRGKSIPEFVGFDCRVPNSCPIYRFSWSFSSSMEVLGLDEFKNGESHTASAAAFVEGGIQEACDDACSICLEAFCDCDPSSVTSCKHEFHLQCILEWSQRSSNCPMCWQPFSLKDPSSQELLEAVERERKLSFTSSRRNATLFHHPALGDLELQHILLLPKQLQMGVDDPEFEDRIIEHLAVAAMGRTHLIASREGSRSRSSTQGHPQFVVLSSHPNASSSGQVSASLASVGTETDLTSATETNTSVPPTSIRKEVQPRTSSHPNDHVLASGSGSPVIPNTWQGIPCDNRAGPSELQSFSESWKSRLNSVSTRYKESITKSTRGWKEKLFSRSGSMAEIGNEVRREVSAGIATISHLMERLETRDSNRPGHVPLANDVVDSSGTEKP
- the LOC140870878 gene encoding E3 ubiquitin-protein ligase RHF2A-like isoform X4 gives rise to the protein MVFGIRGKSIPEFVGFDCRVPNSCPIYRFSWSFSSSMEVLGLDEFKNGESHTASAAAFVEGGIQEACDDACSICLEAFCDCDPSSVTSCKHEFHLQCILEWSQRSSNCPMCWQPFSLKDPSSQELLEAVERERKLSFTSSRRNATLFHHPALGDLELQHILLLPKQLQMGVDDPEFEDRIIEHLAVAAMGRTHLIASREGSRSRSSTQETDLTSATETNTSVPPTSIRKEVQPRTSSHPNDHVLASGSGSPVIPNTWQGIPCDNRTVSRSLFPNQDRAGPSELQSFSESWKSRLNSVSTRYKESITKSTRGWKEKLFSRSGSMAEIGNEVRREVSAGIATISHLMERLETRDSNRPGHVPLANDVVDSSGTEKP
- the LOC140870878 gene encoding E3 ubiquitin-protein ligase RHF2A-like isoform X5 → MVFGIRGKSIPEFVGFDCRVPNSCPIYRFSWSFSSSMEVLGLDEFKNGESHTASAAAFVEGGIQEACDDACSICLEAFCDCDPSSVTSCKHEFHLQCILEWSQRSSNCPMCWQPFSLKDPSSQELLEAVERERKLSFTSSRRNATLFHHPALGDLELQHLQMGVDDPEFEDRIIEHLAVAAMGRTHLIASREGSRSRSSTQETDLTSATETNTSVPPTSIRKEVQPRTSSHPNDHVLASGSGSPVIPNTWQGIPCDNRTVSRSLFPNQDRAGPSELQSFSESWKSRLNSVSTRYKESITKSTRGWKEKLFSRSGSMAEIGNEVRREVSAGIATISHLMERLETRDSNRPGHVPLANDVVDSSGTEKP